The Corylus avellana chromosome ca8, CavTom2PMs-1.0 genome has a segment encoding these proteins:
- the LOC132190233 gene encoding disease resistance protein RPP13-like isoform X1, producing MEATGLLTPVVQYLVRLLGEEIKLLCEVKNDVESLKLELGLISAYLDPPEGNRKKDAISEVVIGQIREKAYEAEDVIDKYILIKTSKHSRRKSVVNILQGCGRPKELVDLAKTIVNLKNEINNIFNNAKKYAIERPETSVDAEPDRKQELHKHWSEVREDDVVGFNNNSVELEKLFRKKGTKLDVISIIGMGGLGKTTLARKIYNTTQVRSFFARRVWVYVSQHAKTRELLFKILKEMPISKELRRNLEGMGDGELKETLSKYLNRERYLIVMDDIWKTDFWDEVRSVFPDNSNGSRILITSRNKAVALKASSTPPYILPFLNSDESCELFHKKVFQGGECRPELKPLARQLAESCRGLPLSIVVLAGILKHEQQELLTWSKFIQVNCHLTECRDILALSYTHLPRPLKPCFLYLGAYLEDSEIPVRQLINLWIAESFIEHTPNKNPEDVAEDYLEQLIDRSLIQVASRRADRRSVKTCRIHDLLRDLCISQSAEEKFLEVCTDVNPSFVNKSRRLSIQGSIDSYISSNPTHSTIPRSLLFLGQDTNEFDQKHWTWVQENLLLVRVFNLGHVNLSDHTSIGRFIHLRYLGIKLDAMGDITASICSLTNLETLDLRGSTFLNRLPKGIWKLRRLRNLHMSGPVGLPDYLDPDIKGLWSLQVLSTVSLTPQNVGLIVKGNPPNIRKLGIWFEDESKSEVADVLRSLTHSSHLQTLKIINCSEHPGLPIQFPSNITKITLSRVSIEVDGSMKLLGELTGLLILKLKSCLLSSNFEFIAGSFPSLEVLRLEKLRIEEWKQEENTMPYLKHLVIKECTGLTVLPSEPWSLLALRDVEVLWSSRESVMTLQNMQNDHEFNLVIEPPLADSFYDRIAMI from the coding sequence ATGGAGGCCACCGGTCTCCTCACTCCCGTCGTACAGTACTTGGTCCGGCTACTCGGAGAAGAAATAAAACTCCTTTGTGAAGTAAAGAATGACGTCGAGTCACTTAAGCTGGAGCTCGGTCTCATATCTGCCTACCTGGATCCACCCGAGGGCAATCGGAAGAAGGATGCCATATCGGAGGTGGTAATAGGGCAAATCAGGGAGAAGGCTTACGAGGCTGAGGATGTAATCGATAAATACATCCTCATCAAAACCTCAAAACACAGCAGGAGGAAATCGGTGGTGAATATACTCCAGGGGTGTGGCCGCCCAAAAGAGCTTGTCGATTTAGCAAAGACAATAGTAAACCTCAAGAATGAAATCAATAATATCTTCAACAATGCCAAAAAGTACGCCATTGAAAGACCTGAAACTAGTGTAGATGCAGAGCCCGATCGAAAGCAGGAACTGCACAAACATTGGTCAGAAGTCAGGGAAGATGACGTGGTGGGCTTCAACAATAACTCAGTGGAATTGGAGAAGCTTTTTAGGAAAAAAGGTACTAAGCTTGATGTGATTTCAATAATCGGCATGGGTGGGTTGGGCAAAACAACTCTTGCCCGGAAAATCTACAACACTACTCAGGTCAGGAGCTTCTTTGCACGCCGTGTATGGGTGTATGTATCTCAACATGCCAAAACTAGAGAGctgttgtttaaaattttaaaggagATGCCAATTTCGAAGGAGCTGAGAAGGAATCTTGAAGGCATGGGGGACGGCGAATTAAAAGAGACATTGTCCAAATACTTGAACCGGGAGAGGTATTTAATAGTCATGGACGACATCTGGAAAACTGATTTCTGGGATGAGGTAAGATCTGTATTTCCTGATAACTCTAATGGAAGCAGAATCTTAATCACCAGTCGTAATAAAGCTGTGGCTTTGAAGGCAAGTAGTACTCCTCCCTACATTCTCCCATTTCTTAATAGCGACGAAAGCTGTGAACTCTTTCATAAGAAAGTGTTTCAAGGAGGAGAATGTCGCCCCGAGTTAAAGCCTCTGGCCAGACAACTAGCAGAAAGCTGTCGTGGCTTACCACTTTCAATTGTGGTATTAGCGGGCATTTTAAAACACGAACAACAAGAATTGCTAACATGGTCGAAATTTATTCAGGTAAATTGCCACCTTACTGAATGCAGAGACATACTAGCCTTGAGCTACACCCACCTACCCCGGCCCTTAAAACCGTGTTTTTTGTATCTTGGTGCATACCTAGAAGACTCTGAGATTCCTGTAAGGCAACTAATTAACCTTTGGATAGCCGAGAGTTTCATAGAGCACACTCCCAATAAAAACCCTGAGGATGTTGCTGAAGACTACTTGGAGCAGCTCATTgatcgaagcttgatccaagTAGCTAGCAGGAGGGCAGATAGAAGATCTGTAAAGACATGCCGTATTCATGATCTTTTACGAGATCTCTGCATATCACAGAGTGCTGAAGAAAAATTTCTCGAGGTATGTACAGATGTTAACCCTTCATTTGTAAACAAATCCCGTAGGCTTTCTATTCAAGGTAGCATTGATTCATATATTTCTTCAAACCCCACTCACTCTACGATTCCTCGTTCTTTGTTGTTTCTTGGCCAAGATACAAATGAATTTGATCAAAAGCACTGGACATGGGTCCAGGAAAACTTGTTGTTGGTTCGGGTGTTTAATTTGGGGCATGTAAATCTCTCCGATCACACAAGCATAGGAAGATTCATCCATTTGAGGTACTTGGGTATAAAACTTGATGCAATGGGAGATATTACCGCTTCCATTTGCAGCCTTACGAATTTAGAAACACTTGACCTGAGAGGTAGTACCTTTCTAAATCGCTTGCCAAAAGGGATATGGAAATTGCGACGCTTAAGGAATTTGCATATGTCTGGGCCAGTGGGTCTTCCTGACTATTTGGACCCAGACATTAAAGGTCTGTGGAGCCTTCAAGTCCTTTCCACCGTCTCTCTTACCCCACAAAATGTGGGCCTAATTGTCAAGGGCAACCCTCCTAATATAAGGAAATTAGGAATATGGTTTGAGGACGAGAGCAAGAGCGAAGTAGCAGATGTTTTGAGAAGCCTCACCCACTCATCTCATCTTCAAACactgaaaattataaattgttcaGAGCATCCTGGTTTGCCGATTCAATTTCCATCCAACATCACCAAGATAACTTTAAGCCGAGTGAGCATAGAAGTCGATGGCAGCATGAAACTTCTGGGGGAACTTACCGGTCTTCTGATACTGAAACTAAAAAGTTGCTTGCTTTCTAGTAACTTCGAATTCATTGCAGGTTCATTCCCTAGCCTTGAAGTTTTGAGATTGGAAAAATTGAGAATTGAAGAATGGAAACAAGAGGAAAACACAATGCCATACCTCAAGCATTTGGTTATCAAAGAATGCACTGGGTTGACTGTACTCCCTTCGGAACCATGGAGTCTGTTGGCTTTGCGTGATGTGGAGGTATTATGGAGCAGCAGAGAATCTGTAATGACGCTTCAAAATATGCAGAACGATCATGAGTTCAATCTAGTGATTGAGCCTCCTCTGGCTGACTCCTTTTATGACAGAATTGCGATGATCTAG
- the LOC132190233 gene encoding disease resistance protein RPP13-like isoform X3 encodes MEATGLLTPVVQYLVRLLGEEIKLLCEVKNDVESLKLELGLISAYLDPPEGNRKKDAISEVVIGQIREKAYEAEDVIDKYILIKTSKHSRRKSVVNILQGCGRPKELVDLAKTIVNLKNEINNIFNNAKKYAIERPETSVDAEPDRKQELHKHWSEVREDDVVGFNNNSVELEKLFRKKGTKLDVISIIGMGGLGKTTLARKIYNTTQVRSFFARRVWVYVSQHAKTRELLFKILKEMPISKELRRNLEGMGDGELKETLSKYLNRERYLIVMDDIWKTDFWDEVRSVFPDNSNGSRILITSRNKAVALKASSTPPYILPFLNSDESCELFHKKVFQGGECRPELKPLARQLAESCRGLPLSIVVLAGILKHEQQELLTWSKFIQVNCHLTECRDILALSYTHLPRPLKPCFLYLGAYLEDSEIPVRQLINLWIAESFIEHTPNKNPEDVAEDYLEQLIDRSLIQVASRRADRRSVKTCRIHDLLRDLCISQSAEEKFLEVHSLALKF; translated from the exons ATGGAGGCCACCGGTCTCCTCACTCCCGTCGTACAGTACTTGGTCCGGCTACTCGGAGAAGAAATAAAACTCCTTTGTGAAGTAAAGAATGACGTCGAGTCACTTAAGCTGGAGCTCGGTCTCATATCTGCCTACCTGGATCCACCCGAGGGCAATCGGAAGAAGGATGCCATATCGGAGGTGGTAATAGGGCAAATCAGGGAGAAGGCTTACGAGGCTGAGGATGTAATCGATAAATACATCCTCATCAAAACCTCAAAACACAGCAGGAGGAAATCGGTGGTGAATATACTCCAGGGGTGTGGCCGCCCAAAAGAGCTTGTCGATTTAGCAAAGACAATAGTAAACCTCAAGAATGAAATCAATAATATCTTCAACAATGCCAAAAAGTACGCCATTGAAAGACCTGAAACTAGTGTAGATGCAGAGCCCGATCGAAAGCAGGAACTGCACAAACATTGGTCAGAAGTCAGGGAAGATGACGTGGTGGGCTTCAACAATAACTCAGTGGAATTGGAGAAGCTTTTTAGGAAAAAAGGTACTAAGCTTGATGTGATTTCAATAATCGGCATGGGTGGGTTGGGCAAAACAACTCTTGCCCGGAAAATCTACAACACTACTCAGGTCAGGAGCTTCTTTGCACGCCGTGTATGGGTGTATGTATCTCAACATGCCAAAACTAGAGAGctgttgtttaaaattttaaaggagATGCCAATTTCGAAGGAGCTGAGAAGGAATCTTGAAGGCATGGGGGACGGCGAATTAAAAGAGACATTGTCCAAATACTTGAACCGGGAGAGGTATTTAATAGTCATGGACGACATCTGGAAAACTGATTTCTGGGATGAGGTAAGATCTGTATTTCCTGATAACTCTAATGGAAGCAGAATCTTAATCACCAGTCGTAATAAAGCTGTGGCTTTGAAGGCAAGTAGTACTCCTCCCTACATTCTCCCATTTCTTAATAGCGACGAAAGCTGTGAACTCTTTCATAAGAAAGTGTTTCAAGGAGGAGAATGTCGCCCCGAGTTAAAGCCTCTGGCCAGACAACTAGCAGAAAGCTGTCGTGGCTTACCACTTTCAATTGTGGTATTAGCGGGCATTTTAAAACACGAACAACAAGAATTGCTAACATGGTCGAAATTTATTCAGGTAAATTGCCACCTTACTGAATGCAGAGACATACTAGCCTTGAGCTACACCCACCTACCCCGGCCCTTAAAACCGTGTTTTTTGTATCTTGGTGCATACCTAGAAGACTCTGAGATTCCTGTAAGGCAACTAATTAACCTTTGGATAGCCGAGAGTTTCATAGAGCACACTCCCAATAAAAACCCTGAGGATGTTGCTGAAGACTACTTGGAGCAGCTCATTgatcgaagcttgatccaagTAGCTAGCAGGAGGGCAGATAGAAGATCTGTAAAGACATGCCGTATTCATGATCTTTTACGAGATCTCTGCATATCACAGAGTGCTGAAGAAAAATTTCTCGAG GTTCATTCCCTAGCCTTGAAGTTTTGA
- the LOC132190233 gene encoding disease resistance protein RPP13-like isoform X2, whose translation MEATGLLTPVVQYLVRLLGEEIKLLCEVKNDVESLKLELGLISAYLDPPEGNRKKDAISEVVIGQIREKAYEAEDVIDKYILIKTSKHSRRKSVVNILQGCGRPKELVDLAKTIVNLKNEINNIFNNAKKYAIERPETSVDAEPDRKQELHKHWSEVREDDVVGFNNNSVELEKLFRKKGTKLDVISIIGMGGLGKTTLARKIYNTTQVRSFFARRVWVYVSQHAKTRELLFKILKEMPISKELRRNLEGMGDGELKETLSKYLNRERYLIVMDDIWKTDFWDEVRSVFPDNSNGSRILITSRNKAVALKASSTPPYILPFLNSDESCELFHKKVFQGGECRPELKPLARQLAESCRGLPLSIVVLAGILKHEQQELLTWSKFIQVNCHLTECRDILALSYTHLPRPLKPCFLYLGAYLEDSEIPVRQLINLWIAESFIEHTPNKNPEDVAEDYLEQLIDRSLIQVASRRADRRSVKTCRIHDLLRDLCISQSAEEKFLEVCTDVNPSFVNKSRRLSIQGSIDSYISSNPTHSTIPRSLLFLGQDTNEFDQKHWTWVQENLLLVRVFNLGHVNLSDHTSIGRFIHLRFIP comes from the exons ATGGAGGCCACCGGTCTCCTCACTCCCGTCGTACAGTACTTGGTCCGGCTACTCGGAGAAGAAATAAAACTCCTTTGTGAAGTAAAGAATGACGTCGAGTCACTTAAGCTGGAGCTCGGTCTCATATCTGCCTACCTGGATCCACCCGAGGGCAATCGGAAGAAGGATGCCATATCGGAGGTGGTAATAGGGCAAATCAGGGAGAAGGCTTACGAGGCTGAGGATGTAATCGATAAATACATCCTCATCAAAACCTCAAAACACAGCAGGAGGAAATCGGTGGTGAATATACTCCAGGGGTGTGGCCGCCCAAAAGAGCTTGTCGATTTAGCAAAGACAATAGTAAACCTCAAGAATGAAATCAATAATATCTTCAACAATGCCAAAAAGTACGCCATTGAAAGACCTGAAACTAGTGTAGATGCAGAGCCCGATCGAAAGCAGGAACTGCACAAACATTGGTCAGAAGTCAGGGAAGATGACGTGGTGGGCTTCAACAATAACTCAGTGGAATTGGAGAAGCTTTTTAGGAAAAAAGGTACTAAGCTTGATGTGATTTCAATAATCGGCATGGGTGGGTTGGGCAAAACAACTCTTGCCCGGAAAATCTACAACACTACTCAGGTCAGGAGCTTCTTTGCACGCCGTGTATGGGTGTATGTATCTCAACATGCCAAAACTAGAGAGctgttgtttaaaattttaaaggagATGCCAATTTCGAAGGAGCTGAGAAGGAATCTTGAAGGCATGGGGGACGGCGAATTAAAAGAGACATTGTCCAAATACTTGAACCGGGAGAGGTATTTAATAGTCATGGACGACATCTGGAAAACTGATTTCTGGGATGAGGTAAGATCTGTATTTCCTGATAACTCTAATGGAAGCAGAATCTTAATCACCAGTCGTAATAAAGCTGTGGCTTTGAAGGCAAGTAGTACTCCTCCCTACATTCTCCCATTTCTTAATAGCGACGAAAGCTGTGAACTCTTTCATAAGAAAGTGTTTCAAGGAGGAGAATGTCGCCCCGAGTTAAAGCCTCTGGCCAGACAACTAGCAGAAAGCTGTCGTGGCTTACCACTTTCAATTGTGGTATTAGCGGGCATTTTAAAACACGAACAACAAGAATTGCTAACATGGTCGAAATTTATTCAGGTAAATTGCCACCTTACTGAATGCAGAGACATACTAGCCTTGAGCTACACCCACCTACCCCGGCCCTTAAAACCGTGTTTTTTGTATCTTGGTGCATACCTAGAAGACTCTGAGATTCCTGTAAGGCAACTAATTAACCTTTGGATAGCCGAGAGTTTCATAGAGCACACTCCCAATAAAAACCCTGAGGATGTTGCTGAAGACTACTTGGAGCAGCTCATTgatcgaagcttgatccaagTAGCTAGCAGGAGGGCAGATAGAAGATCTGTAAAGACATGCCGTATTCATGATCTTTTACGAGATCTCTGCATATCACAGAGTGCTGAAGAAAAATTTCTCGAGGTATGTACAGATGTTAACCCTTCATTTGTAAACAAATCCCGTAGGCTTTCTATTCAAGGTAGCATTGATTCATATATTTCTTCAAACCCCACTCACTCTACGATTCCTCGTTCTTTGTTGTTTCTTGGCCAAGATACAAATGAATTTGATCAAAAGCACTGGACATGGGTCCAGGAAAACTTGTTGTTGGTTCGGGTGTTTAATTTGGGGCATGTAAATCTCTCCGATCACACAAGCATAGGAAGATTCATCCATTTGAG GTTCATTCCCTAG
- the LOC132191103 gene encoding putative disease resistance RPP13-like protein 3, whose product MADVAVNCVINYLHDVLEVFPNVLEVLGGVVVDDGNSPNVLEVLRDLRLINILLENSAEKRNEQIVELVSQIRDVAYEVEDILDTVLILDVDESKKSVVSRLPASRLLLCNIQLHKVSKKIKDLKKEINKIYDSREKYGIARVEASADAAKEAVYERRRSEDEEDDVVGFQDESTILVKQLIEGNLQLDVVSIIGTGGSGKTTLARKIYNNVVIKSLFNCRAWVCISQNFRTRELLLEILKSAEMPKSDELTRKKRFKCLSEDELKRKLFRCLQGRRYLIVIEDICKPEQWDEVSSIFPRNFNGSRILITSRIKKVALHASLTPPHFLRFLNKDESWELFNKKVFRGETCPPELEALGRKVVENCCGLPLSIVVLGGFLAFEKKKYQTWSKLIGSVIWCQANTICKDILALIYIHLPLRLKPCFLYFGVYPEGFEIPVRQLIQLWIAERLIQHINNRDPEDVAEEYLDELIDRGLIQVARRRTDGGVKTCHVHDILRDFCISKSAEEKFFEVCTNVNLNLLSVNKSRRLSIQGSIDPYISSNPSHPSRSLLFLGQHTYGFDPNHWKWVLENFKFLRMLNFGCVDLYSIPTRIEELIYLRYLGIESDALKAIPASICKLDRLETLDFRGTFLNCLPEGVWNLPHLRNLYMSGPVSVPKPRKGDRLESLQVLSTVSLLHRSSRILKVSKLGLWFPSDKSKREVLNVLKLIYDLHRLQTLKIINCSKYHCLLMSLLFPSKLSKITLRHVRLKVRCDMILLGKLHSLKILKLQSCLLCSKLHICVDGHPQLSVPWSPFPQLEVLKLEDLRIKNWKQCRGAMPCLKHLVIKQCSELTMLPSNRLSLTTLRNVEVLWSSPEAAKLLQELQVKAGFKLLIYPPLTDDLHEKPAAK is encoded by the coding sequence ATGGCAGACGTTGCTGTTAATTGCGTCATAAACTACTTACATGATGTATTAGAGGTCTTCCCCAACGTGCTAGAAGTCCTCGGTGGAGTAGTAGTGGATGATGGGAACTCCCCCAACGTGCTAGAAGTCCTTAGAGATCTCAGACTGATAAATATCTTACTGGAGAACTCCGCGGAGAAACGGAACGAGCAAATTGTGGAGTTAGTTAGCCAAATCAGGGACGTTGCTTACGAGGTTGAGGATATTCTCGATACAGTACTCATCCTCGACGTCGACGAATCGAAAAAATCAGTAGTCAGCCGGCTCCCGGCTTCCAGGTTGCTTTTGTGCAACATTCAGCTTCACAAGGTTTCAAAGAAGATAAAAGACCTCAAAAAGGAAATCAACAAAATCTACGACAGTAGAGAAAAGTACGGCATTGCAAGGGTTGAAGCTAGTGCAGATGCAGCGAAGGAGGCAGTATACGAACGCAGGAGATCAGAAGACGAGGAAGATGACGTGGTGGGCTTCCAGGATGAATCAACTATATTGGTGAAGCAGCTCATTGAAGGGAATCTACAGCTTGATGTCGTTTCAATCATTGGCACGGGTGGCTCTGGGAAGACCACTCTTGCTAGGAAAATCTACAATAATGTTGTCATCAAAAGTCTGTTTAATTGCCGTGCGTGGGTCTGTATATCTCAAAATTTCCGAACCAGAGAACTGttgcttgaaattttgaagtCAGCTGAGATGCCAAAATCAGATGAGTTGACAAGGAAGAAGCGGTTCAAATGCTTGAGTGAGGATGAATTAAAAAGGAAGCTATTTAGATGCTTGCAAGGGAGGAGGTACCTGATAGTCATTGAAGACATTTGTAAACCTGAACAATGGGATGAGGTAAGTTCTATTTTTCCTCGTAACTTCAACGGAAGCAGAATATTGATTACTAGCCGCATAAAAAAAGTAGCCTTACATGCAAGCCTTACTCCTCCTCACTTTCTCCGATTTCTTAACAAAGATGAAAGTTGGGAACTCTTTAACAAGAAGGTGTTCCGAGGTGAAACATGTCCTCCCGAGTTGGAAGCTCTTGGAAGAAAAGTCGTGGAAAATTGTTGTGGTTTACCACTTTCTATTGTAGTATTAGGGGGATTTTTAGCATTCGAAAAGAAGAAATACCAAACATGGTCCAAATTGATTGGCAGTGTCATTTGGTGCCAGGCTAATACAATATGCAAAGACATACTAGCCTTGATCTACATCCACTTGCCTCTGCGCTTGAAAccttgttttttgtattttggtgtATACCCAGAAGGCTTTGAAATCCCTGTAAGGCAACTAATTCAACTTTGGATAGCTGAGAGATTAATTCAGCACATTAACAATAGGGACCCAGAGGATGTTGCTGAAGAGTACTTGGACGAGTTAATAGATCGAGGTTTGATCCAAGTGGCTAGGAGGAGGACAGATGGAGGAGTAAAGACATGCCATGTCCATGATATTTTGCGAGATTTCTGCATATCAAAGAGTGCGGAAGAGAAGTTTTTTGAGGTTTGTACAAATGTTAACCTTAACCTTTTATCCGTTAACAAATCCCGTAGACTTTCCATCCAGGGTAGCATTGATCCATATATTTCTTCAAATCCCTCTCACCCTTCCCGTTCTTTGTTGTTTCTTGGTCAACATACATATGGCTTCGACCCAAACCACTGGAAATGGGTCCTCGAAAACTTCAAGTTTCTTCGAATGCTTAATTTTGGGTGTGTAGATCTCTACTCCATTCCCACAAGGATAGAAGAATTGATCTATTTGAGGTACTTGGGTATAGAATCTGATGCTCTGAAAGCTATTCCAGCTTCCATTTGCAAGCTTGACAGACTAGAAACACTTGATTTTAGAGGTACCTTTCTGAATTGTTTGCCAGAAGGAGTATGGAACCTTCCACATTTAAGGAATTTGTATATGTCTGGGCCGGTGAGTGTACCTAAGCCAAGAAAGGGGGATCGGCTTGAGTCTCTTCAAGTCCTCTCCACTGTATCACTTCTTCACCGTAGCTCAAGGATCCTTAAAGTAAGCAAATTAGGATTGTGGTTTCCGTCCGACAAGAGCAAACGGGAAGTActaaatgttttaaaattaatctacgATTTACATCGTCTTCAAACATTGAAGATTATAAATTGTTCAAAATATCATTGTCTTCTGATGTCCCTTTTATTCCCATCGAAACTCAGCAAGATAACTTTACGACATGTGCGCTTAAAAGTTCGTTGCGACATGATATTGCTGGGAAAACTTCACAGTCTGAAGATACTAAAATTACAAAGTTGCTTGCTTTGTAGTAAACTCCACATCTGTGTAGATGGGCATCCTCAACTCTCGGTTCCTTGGTCCCCGTTTCCTCAACTTGAAGTCCTTAAATTAGAAGATTTGAGAATTAAAAATTGGAAACAGTGCAGAGGCGCAATGCCATGTCTCAAGCATTTGGTTATCAAACAATGCAGTGAGTTGACCATGCTCCCATCGAATCGATTGAGTTTGACCACTTTGAGAAATGTGGAAGTATTATGGAGCAGCCCAGAAGCAGCAAAGTTGCTTCAGGAATTGCAGGTGAAGGCTGGATTCAAGCTACTGATCTATCCTCCTTTGACTGACGACCTCCATGAAAAACCTGCAGCGAAATGA